The DNA segment AGCCAGTCCGCCGCCTCGGCGGAAAGGCACACGATGCGTTGCGGCGCGCGATTCATTTCAAGCGAACGGAAATTTGCTGCTCGCGGGTATACGGACAATGCCGGCAGTGGTTGCCACAACAGTAGCCCCGGCACCGATGATAGGCGGCAGTGAAAACCATCACCCCATGCTCGAAATAAAAATCCCCGGGCCGGATTTTCGGTCCGGGGCGGCCATGCGCTTTGGCGCGCTGAAATTCCATCACGCAGTTGCGGCAGATGC comes from the Verrucomicrobiia bacterium genome and includes:
- a CDS encoding cysteine-rich CWC family protein, which produces MSEVCASNCPLCGRPNECQLCTAAAYKGPCWCATVMIPEELIARVPAERRTEACICRNCVMEFQRAKAHGRPGPKIRPGDFYFEHGVMVFTAAYHRCRGYCCGNHCRHCPYTREQQISVRLK